AATCACAGTTCTGCTCGACTAATATCTGAATATACCGACAAACCATGTTTGATGCAATAAACATAGAGTTTACCGCCCGTATTTACAGGAATCCTACACGTTGGACTTTGCTCCGGATAAAGGCGGTTCAGTAATACTCTGTCGCTTTTAACAAAGGCCACAAAGGATATATAATGTTCTTTGGTCATTGGATGGTCAAAGGTGATAAAATAATCCGTATCCATTTCCTCTACTGTGATTTTAGTTGCGGCAGGTGGACCCATAGGCAATATACGTTCCAATTGTCTTCCACAGCAAAAGATAGAGGCACTTCCTGTGCTAACCAAAATATTTCCGCAGGAAGAACAGACATAAAAACGCACTTTGTCAATGTTGCCGCTATCGGGCTGATTTGATGTGATTTCACCCTCCATCATCTGCTTCATATCAACGCCCAAAATAGCAGATAGCTCCGGCCACAACGACAGATCAGGACACCCTAAACCGCATTCCCATTTCGAAACCGTTTTATTTTGAATACCCAATGCATCTGCTATATTTTTCTGGGTAAGCTTCTTTTCCTTACGGAGCTTGGCAATTAACTTGCCTATCTTCACACTGTCCATGCCGCCACCTCCATTTCTGCTTAGTTACAAACTACAGGAACCTTGCGATGACTTGGACCAATCTTGCTGGAAGCTGCTTCAAATCGGTTATATCGAGTGTGTTTTCAGCACCATATAGTTCTCGGATAGCCTCTTTATCCTGTCCAATCGCTGCCGCCAGGAACTGGATGCCTTTTCGCCTAAATTCCTGCAAAGTATGTTTCATATCATGCGCTGCCTTTTCACCTGTATAATCAAGCATAGCCTTAGGCTGCCCGTCACTGATGCTGATTACTAGTTTGGTTTTTTGAGGCGCCTTAAGCAAACGATCAGAAATCATGCGCAATGCCATACCATCCCGATTGTTGCTGCGAGCCTGAATGTTCATAAGAGCATATTTTTCATCTGCATCTTTGCTTTCGAAGTCTACATAGGCATAGACGGACATTTGCTCCTGCTTGGAGCGGTCTGCCGTATCCCCGTAAACCATGATCGGAATGCCGCACCCTGTGCAGAATTCATATAAAGCGACGGCTGCCTGTTTTGCTGCATCCAAACGGCCAAAGGCCGACATTGACGCTGATTCATCAATCCTGAGAGCAACCGCAAGGGAGGGTTCTTCCTCCGGCGGGCGCTTGCGGGCAAATACGCGAAAATCCAGAGAAGCGGCCTGATCCGCGCAAAATTTAGTGCCATATAGCCGGGATTTGGCGAATTCAGCGGATACTTCATGCTCTAAAAACGGGTTTGTTTTTCTGATCAGTTCCCGAATAACTGGCAGCAAGGCTGCAACCAGGCTGTTATATTCTTCCCTGTCTTGAGCGGTTGCTTCCGGGCGGTGGACAATAAGCTTGATTTCTTCATGGCAGGTGCCTTGAACACTTTGCCGTGCTTCCCTGTTCAATTGTTTACGAAATTCTTGTTTTTGTCGTTCATTTGTATCGGATGGATCAAGCTCATGATAAAAGGGGGTGCCGTTTTCTCCATTATCATTGCTAGAAACATCGGTATTTTCATCACTGCTCGTATCCGAATGCCCCTCGCTGTCTACTGATTTTCTCAGACGCGCTGCATTTTTGTCAACTTGATCGGTTTCGGCAGAGAATTCTCCGTTATCGGAAATATGAAGCTCCATTACTTCCGGATTCTCTCCCTCTGAATGCGAAGGACAGATGATATCCAATTCCTCAAGCTTCTCCGTCAAGCCATGACTTGCCAGCGCCTGCTCCAAAATGGCAAGCTCCTGCGTGTCAGTGGTAATTTTGTAAAGCACCTTATGATATAGTGTATTTTGTACAGAGGCACCGCTCTGAACGGCATCAACCCAGAAGATATAGGAACGCATCCCAGCCACACCTTTGATGGCATTAGCCCGAGCTGTTTCATCCAGCAGCATAATGGCTTCGGCTAAAAGAGCAAGAACATGTTCAGATTGATAACCCGTC
Above is a window of Xylanibacillus composti DNA encoding:
- a CDS encoding helix-turn-helix domain-containing protein, giving the protein MDSVKIGKLIAKLRKEKKLTQKNIADALGIQNKTVSKWECGLGCPDLSLWPELSAILGVDMKQMMEGEITSNQPDSGNIDKVRFYVCSSCGNILVSTGSASIFCCGRQLERILPMGPPAATKITVEEMDTDYFITFDHPMTKEHYISFVAFVKSDRVLLNRLYPEQSPTCRIPVNTGGKLYVYCIKHGLSVYSDISRAEL
- a CDS encoding AAA family ATPase; this encodes MKQTCILSTARQLTEEEQSLVWKKPPSHIESEAEKRIYQEVVRNWNRGEMKISTILLEGDAGSGKTQLAKALSAHFNLPYTKVTCFADMDKSDVLGSILPVLSEKDDQSGPVEYRYYPSEIVRAYENGWLLEIQEPTVIRDAAVLMALNSALEPDGSLNLPTRIVHRHPDFIAVITTNRGYNGFRPLNEALRDRVQHAEKLDLPPKEVMMQRAKAKTGYQSEHVLALLAEAIMLLDETARANAIKGVAGMRSYIFWVDAVQSGASVQNTLYHKVLYKITTDTQELAILEQALASHGLTEKLEELDIICPSHSEGENPEVMELHISDNGEFSAETDQVDKNAARLRKSVDSEGHSDTSSDENTDVSSNDNGENGTPFYHELDPSDTNERQKQEFRKQLNREARQSVQGTCHEEIKLIVHRPEATAQDREEYNSLVAALLPVIRELIRKTNPFLEHEVSAEFAKSRLYGTKFCADQAASLDFRVFARKRPPEEEPSLAVALRIDESASMSAFGRLDAAKQAAVALYEFCTGCGIPIMVYGDTADRSKQEQMSVYAYVDFESKDADEKYALMNIQARSNNRDGMALRMISDRLLKAPQKTKLVISISDGQPKAMLDYTGEKAAHDMKHTLQEFRRKGIQFLAAAIGQDKEAIRELYGAENTLDITDLKQLPARLVQVIARFL